From Macrobrachium rosenbergii isolate ZJJX-2024 chromosome 55, ASM4041242v1, whole genome shotgun sequence, a single genomic window includes:
- the LOC136835183 gene encoding organic cation transporter protein-like isoform X1, which produces MDASDFDDILVRLGMGRWNLVYIIAAAYSCFLTPPQFLSGVYMVPHVDYMCLVPENETTVELSPDSCSYLRNSSDTEEWVPCTQWSFNSSLFTSSITSEFGLACDRDYQRANYQAAYMFGTLLGQYIGGYLADRYGRKIVVVVTHVLMSITAIGMVFLNSFITILIFRFINGAVYLLMPFILSMEVCPPKYRATVGVLAGMPWAFGTIFWGAAAYFVRDWRYLQLTVSLPSLLIFIPLYFMDESPRWLIVEGHHTKALKVLKKASRWNRATLPSDEDLLKLFKDIENQTVSNISKQNEESHDQEAKKSKSCGRPKLFSTTQISIITTILCWSFFTVSLVFDGLNLSGDIYSADPFLYIILGGLVEVPGYTLSVPIIERFGRKIPTAGNYFFCGVVILVVIIIPTHITWLVMTLVLLGKLFITAAYQIIYVYSTELFPTEVRSQGMGLACVCQQAGSVLSPYITTYIGPLCPWVPSVLFGGASLLSGITTLKLGETLNIPLPDTVADLVNISRRRREKQDEVTFRQDEVTSDIMCQTELKSDCDF; this is translated from the exons ATGGATGCCTCAGATTTCGACGACATTCTTGTGCGTCTAGGGATGGGACGATGGAATTTGGTGTATATCATTGCCGCTGCGTACT CTTGTTTTCTGACACCTCCGCAGTTTCTCAGTGGCGTCTACATGGTTCCGCATGTGGACTATATGTGTCTCGTTCCAGAAAACGAGACCACAGTGGAATTGTCACC AGATTCCTGCTCGTACTTGAGAAATAGCTCGGATACGGAAGAGTGGGTACCATGCACTCAGTGGAGTTTCAACAGTTCGCTCTTCACTTCGTCCATAACTTCAGAG TTTGGACTGGCGTGCGACCGCGACTACCAAAGAGCAAATTACCAGGCTGCCTACATGTTTGGAACTCTGCTAGGCCAATACATCGGTGGATATCTTGCTGATAG GTATGGACGTAAAATAGTCGTTGTAGTGACACATGTCTTGATGTCTATAACTGCCATTGGTATGGTCTTCCTCAACAGTTTTATAACAATACTCATCTTCAGATTCATCAATGGCGCTGTCTACTTGCTTATGCCTTTTATATTGT CAATGGAGGTGTGTCCCCCAAAATACAGAGCTACTGTTGGAGTATTGGCAGGGATGCCATGGGCTTTTGGTACTATTTTCTGGGGTGCTGCAGCCTATTTTGTTAGAGATTGGCGATACCTACAACTGACTGTTTCTCTGCCTTCCCTTCTGATATTCATACCTCTGTA ctttatgGATGAGTCACCCAGATGGCTGATAGTTGAGGGTCATCACACCAAAGCTCTGAAGGTGTTGAAAAAGGCTTCCAGATGGAATAGAGCCACCTTGCCATCTGATGAAGATTTGTTGAAACTCTTCAAGGATATAGAAAATCAG ACAGTTTCCAATATAAGTAAGCAGAATGAAGAATCTCACGATCAAGAGGCAAAGAAGTCTAAAAGTTGTGGTAGGCCAAAGTTGTTCAG CACAACACAGATTAGCATCATCACTACAATACTGTGTTGGAGTTTTTTCACTGTGAGTCTAGTATTTGATGGACTCAATCTGAGTGGAGATATTTACAGTGCTGATCCTTTCTTGTACATCATCCTTGGGGGCCTGGTGGAAGTCCCTGGTTATACGCTATCAGTTCCTATCATAGAGCGTTTTGGCAGGAAGATCCCTACAGCAGGCAATTACTTTTTCTGTGGTGTTGTCATCTTGGTAGTCATCATCATTCCAACAC ACATTACGTGGCTGGTGATGACTCTAGTTCTTCTGGGAAAGCTGTTCATTACTGCTGCCTATCAGATCATCTACGTCTACTCAACAGAGCTCTTCCCAACGGAAGTGAGATCCCAGGGAATGGGATTGGCTTGCGTTTGTCAGCAGGCTGGAAGTGTTCTTTCTCCGTATATAACTACTTATATT GGTCCTCTCTGTCCATGGGTTCCATCTGTACTTTTTGGTGGTGCTTCTCTTCTATCTGGGATAACGACACTTAAACTAGGTGAAACATTGAACATTCCCCTACCAGATACAGTAGCAGATTTGGTAAAtatcagcagaagaagaagggaaaa GCAGGATGAAGTTACTTTCAGGCAGGATGAAGTGACAAGTGACATTATGTGTCAGACGGAATTAAAAAGTGACTGTGACttctaa
- the LOC136835183 gene encoding organic cation transporter protein-like isoform X2, whose translation MVPHVDYMCLVPENETTVELSPDSCSYLRNSSDTEEWVPCTQWSFNSSLFTSSITSEFGLACDRDYQRANYQAAYMFGTLLGQYIGGYLADRYGRKIVVVVTHVLMSITAIGMVFLNSFITILIFRFINGAVYLLMPFILSMEVCPPKYRATVGVLAGMPWAFGTIFWGAAAYFVRDWRYLQLTVSLPSLLIFIPLYFMDESPRWLIVEGHHTKALKVLKKASRWNRATLPSDEDLLKLFKDIENQTVSNISKQNEESHDQEAKKSKSCGRPKLFSTTQISIITTILCWSFFTVSLVFDGLNLSGDIYSADPFLYIILGGLVEVPGYTLSVPIIERFGRKIPTAGNYFFCGVVILVVIIIPTHITWLVMTLVLLGKLFITAAYQIIYVYSTELFPTEVRSQGMGLACVCQQAGSVLSPYITTYIGPLCPWVPSVLFGGASLLSGITTLKLGETLNIPLPDTVADLVNISRRRREKQDEVTFRQDEVTSDIMCQTELKSDCDF comes from the exons ATGGTTCCGCATGTGGACTATATGTGTCTCGTTCCAGAAAACGAGACCACAGTGGAATTGTCACC AGATTCCTGCTCGTACTTGAGAAATAGCTCGGATACGGAAGAGTGGGTACCATGCACTCAGTGGAGTTTCAACAGTTCGCTCTTCACTTCGTCCATAACTTCAGAG TTTGGACTGGCGTGCGACCGCGACTACCAAAGAGCAAATTACCAGGCTGCCTACATGTTTGGAACTCTGCTAGGCCAATACATCGGTGGATATCTTGCTGATAG GTATGGACGTAAAATAGTCGTTGTAGTGACACATGTCTTGATGTCTATAACTGCCATTGGTATGGTCTTCCTCAACAGTTTTATAACAATACTCATCTTCAGATTCATCAATGGCGCTGTCTACTTGCTTATGCCTTTTATATTGT CAATGGAGGTGTGTCCCCCAAAATACAGAGCTACTGTTGGAGTATTGGCAGGGATGCCATGGGCTTTTGGTACTATTTTCTGGGGTGCTGCAGCCTATTTTGTTAGAGATTGGCGATACCTACAACTGACTGTTTCTCTGCCTTCCCTTCTGATATTCATACCTCTGTA ctttatgGATGAGTCACCCAGATGGCTGATAGTTGAGGGTCATCACACCAAAGCTCTGAAGGTGTTGAAAAAGGCTTCCAGATGGAATAGAGCCACCTTGCCATCTGATGAAGATTTGTTGAAACTCTTCAAGGATATAGAAAATCAG ACAGTTTCCAATATAAGTAAGCAGAATGAAGAATCTCACGATCAAGAGGCAAAGAAGTCTAAAAGTTGTGGTAGGCCAAAGTTGTTCAG CACAACACAGATTAGCATCATCACTACAATACTGTGTTGGAGTTTTTTCACTGTGAGTCTAGTATTTGATGGACTCAATCTGAGTGGAGATATTTACAGTGCTGATCCTTTCTTGTACATCATCCTTGGGGGCCTGGTGGAAGTCCCTGGTTATACGCTATCAGTTCCTATCATAGAGCGTTTTGGCAGGAAGATCCCTACAGCAGGCAATTACTTTTTCTGTGGTGTTGTCATCTTGGTAGTCATCATCATTCCAACAC ACATTACGTGGCTGGTGATGACTCTAGTTCTTCTGGGAAAGCTGTTCATTACTGCTGCCTATCAGATCATCTACGTCTACTCAACAGAGCTCTTCCCAACGGAAGTGAGATCCCAGGGAATGGGATTGGCTTGCGTTTGTCAGCAGGCTGGAAGTGTTCTTTCTCCGTATATAACTACTTATATT GGTCCTCTCTGTCCATGGGTTCCATCTGTACTTTTTGGTGGTGCTTCTCTTCTATCTGGGATAACGACACTTAAACTAGGTGAAACATTGAACATTCCCCTACCAGATACAGTAGCAGATTTGGTAAAtatcagcagaagaagaagggaaaa GCAGGATGAAGTTACTTTCAGGCAGGATGAAGTGACAAGTGACATTATGTGTCAGACGGAATTAAAAAGTGACTGTGACttctaa
- the LOC136835183 gene encoding organic cation transporter protein-like isoform X3 codes for MEFGVYHCRCVLDSCSYLRNSSDTEEWVPCTQWSFNSSLFTSSITSEFGLACDRDYQRANYQAAYMFGTLLGQYIGGYLADRYGRKIVVVVTHVLMSITAIGMVFLNSFITILIFRFINGAVYLLMPFILSMEVCPPKYRATVGVLAGMPWAFGTIFWGAAAYFVRDWRYLQLTVSLPSLLIFIPLYFMDESPRWLIVEGHHTKALKVLKKASRWNRATLPSDEDLLKLFKDIENQTVSNISKQNEESHDQEAKKSKSCGRPKLFSTTQISIITTILCWSFFTVSLVFDGLNLSGDIYSADPFLYIILGGLVEVPGYTLSVPIIERFGRKIPTAGNYFFCGVVILVVIIIPTHITWLVMTLVLLGKLFITAAYQIIYVYSTELFPTEVRSQGMGLACVCQQAGSVLSPYITTYIGPLCPWVPSVLFGGASLLSGITTLKLGETLNIPLPDTVADLVNISRRRREKQDEVTFRQDEVTSDIMCQTELKSDCDF; via the exons ATGGAATTTGGTGTATATCATTGCCGCTGCGTACT AGATTCCTGCTCGTACTTGAGAAATAGCTCGGATACGGAAGAGTGGGTACCATGCACTCAGTGGAGTTTCAACAGTTCGCTCTTCACTTCGTCCATAACTTCAGAG TTTGGACTGGCGTGCGACCGCGACTACCAAAGAGCAAATTACCAGGCTGCCTACATGTTTGGAACTCTGCTAGGCCAATACATCGGTGGATATCTTGCTGATAG GTATGGACGTAAAATAGTCGTTGTAGTGACACATGTCTTGATGTCTATAACTGCCATTGGTATGGTCTTCCTCAACAGTTTTATAACAATACTCATCTTCAGATTCATCAATGGCGCTGTCTACTTGCTTATGCCTTTTATATTGT CAATGGAGGTGTGTCCCCCAAAATACAGAGCTACTGTTGGAGTATTGGCAGGGATGCCATGGGCTTTTGGTACTATTTTCTGGGGTGCTGCAGCCTATTTTGTTAGAGATTGGCGATACCTACAACTGACTGTTTCTCTGCCTTCCCTTCTGATATTCATACCTCTGTA ctttatgGATGAGTCACCCAGATGGCTGATAGTTGAGGGTCATCACACCAAAGCTCTGAAGGTGTTGAAAAAGGCTTCCAGATGGAATAGAGCCACCTTGCCATCTGATGAAGATTTGTTGAAACTCTTCAAGGATATAGAAAATCAG ACAGTTTCCAATATAAGTAAGCAGAATGAAGAATCTCACGATCAAGAGGCAAAGAAGTCTAAAAGTTGTGGTAGGCCAAAGTTGTTCAG CACAACACAGATTAGCATCATCACTACAATACTGTGTTGGAGTTTTTTCACTGTGAGTCTAGTATTTGATGGACTCAATCTGAGTGGAGATATTTACAGTGCTGATCCTTTCTTGTACATCATCCTTGGGGGCCTGGTGGAAGTCCCTGGTTATACGCTATCAGTTCCTATCATAGAGCGTTTTGGCAGGAAGATCCCTACAGCAGGCAATTACTTTTTCTGTGGTGTTGTCATCTTGGTAGTCATCATCATTCCAACAC ACATTACGTGGCTGGTGATGACTCTAGTTCTTCTGGGAAAGCTGTTCATTACTGCTGCCTATCAGATCATCTACGTCTACTCAACAGAGCTCTTCCCAACGGAAGTGAGATCCCAGGGAATGGGATTGGCTTGCGTTTGTCAGCAGGCTGGAAGTGTTCTTTCTCCGTATATAACTACTTATATT GGTCCTCTCTGTCCATGGGTTCCATCTGTACTTTTTGGTGGTGCTTCTCTTCTATCTGGGATAACGACACTTAAACTAGGTGAAACATTGAACATTCCCCTACCAGATACAGTAGCAGATTTGGTAAAtatcagcagaagaagaagggaaaa GCAGGATGAAGTTACTTTCAGGCAGGATGAAGTGACAAGTGACATTATGTGTCAGACGGAATTAAAAAGTGACTGTGACttctaa